Sequence from the Amaranthus tricolor cultivar Red isolate AtriRed21 chromosome 1, ASM2621246v1, whole genome shotgun sequence genome:
TGTTCACTTATCATCTCCCTCACATGTTCTATGGCTTTGGTCTTAAACACGTCGGTTGAGAATCCTTTCAACATCATAGTCCAAGTTACCACATCTTTGACAACCATTTCATTAAAGACACCATAAGCTTCATCAATGAAGTTACCACTAATATACATATCAATAAGAGAAGTTTGAATTTGCCTCTCTTTATAATACCCTACTCCAATGATAAAACCATGAATCATAATAGTCAATCTACCTTGATTAGGTCTACAAGAAGCTGATAACAAGCTCATAATGGTGAAGTAATCTAACGAAACCCCATTCTTTCTCATCAAATTAAAAGTGTGAAATGCACAATCACCTATCCCATTGCTGGCATACCCAGAAATAACAACATTCCAAGAAACAACATTTCTCTTAGGCATTTCGTCGAACAGGATCTGCGCAATATTCATACACCCAAAACGACAATACATATCAATCAAAGATGTCTCAACCACAATATTATGTTCAAATCCGCGACGAACCCAAAAACAATGCATCGATTTACCCAACAAATTCAAACCCAGATTCCCGAAAGCTGGCAAAATGCTAGAAATAGTTACCTCATTGGGAAGTAACCCATTTTTAATCATTTCAGCAAATAATCCAACTGCATCATAAAAAAACTTTCTTTTCATAAACCCTGATATCAAAATTGTCCAAGAAACTATATTCTTTTCCAGAATTTGATCAAAAACTTTATGGGCTTTAGAAATTAAACCAATGTTAATGTAGgcattttttaaattgttggaGAGATAAACACTGTTGGCAAAAGCCCCAGAAGTGGTAATTTGAGCATGTAATTGAAGGAGAGTTGTGGAATTGTTTATAGATTTTAGAATCGAAGAGTAaaacgatgaagattgattGTGGTACTGTTGGGTGTATACTAAATTAGCAAGGTGGAATCTTTTGAGACCAATAAAAATTGTTATCCGGCGGGAAGCGCATATTGCAAAATTTCTGGTTTTTAACATGATTCAGTGCAAAAAGGGATTGAACAAGAAGGAGAATCATGGATACTTGTATACTTGTATGCATGAATATAGTTGTATAAATCTTTGATAATTTAGTTCGACTTGACTCGTTACGAGGGTTCGGAATTTGGATTTAATAGTTTCAATTTATTGGGcaataaataacttttttttca
This genomic interval carries:
- the LOC130822029 gene encoding putative pentatricopeptide repeat-containing protein At3g01580; amino-acid sequence: MLKTRNFAICASRRITIFIGLKRFHLANLVYTQQYHNQSSSFYSSILKSINNSTTLLQLHAQITTSGAFANSVYLSNNLKNAYINIGLISKAHKVFDQILEKNIVSWTILISGFMKRKFFYDAVGLFAEMIKNGLLPNEVTISSILPAFGNLGLNLLGKSMHCFWVRRGFEHNIVVETSLIDMYCRFGCMNIAQILFDEMPKRNVVSWNVVISGYASNGIGDCAFHTFNLMRKNGVSLDYFTIMSLLSASCRPNQGRLTIMIHGFIIGVGYYKERQIQTSLIDMYISGNFIDEAYGVFNEMVVKDVVTWTMMLKGFSTDVFKTKAIEHVREMISEHSISLDSTALVSMISCLRCSEDLPLGKLIHGIVVTRGFDKDAFVGCALIGMYAHCGESDSAKRYFDGMENRDVTCWNAMIRAMGVNGNGNDAISLLWRMEDMGFSPNESTFVSVLSACSHAGMIDEGLQIFYHMAKRRGIVPNLQHYGCLVDLLGRSGRLDDANSVIARMPFQPNSEVYGALLSACRVYGNSKVGDEIYQKLLKIDITGVGHLCSLSNLYSSLGDWEGKEMSHMVLRSKGMKKDLGYSLIEMNKQG